In a genomic window of Pelodiscus sinensis isolate JC-2024 chromosome 32, ASM4963464v1, whole genome shotgun sequence:
- the LOC102447807 gene encoding C-type lectin domain family 2 member B-like isoform X1: MGATDVRPESQPPLLELHVDANRHLEMEGETELRCNYNKCIVVLGVTVFVLLIAVIVLAVGLSGHSPAARGPCCPDCWLGYQGKCFYFSTAEGNWTNSRSRCSALGASLAGIDTLQEMAFLLRYKGKPYHWIGLRRDPGQPWKWTNGTKFNNLFDIRADGDCAYLNSENGVSSSRCTGERYWICSKPDVFTEKMEARNGSVVELAMGKLD; encoded by the exons ATGGGGGCAACGGATGTGCGCCCTGAGAGCCAACCCCCGCTGCTGGAGCTGCATGTTGATGCCAATAGACACCTGGAGATGGAAGGGGAGACAG AGCTACGCTGTAACTACAACAAATGTATAGTTGTCCTGGGAGTAACAGTCTTCGTTCTCCTCATCGCTGTTATTGTCCTGGCAG TGGGGTTATCTGGCCACTCTCCAGCTGCGCGGGGCCCCTGCTGCCCGGATTGCTGGCTTGGCTACCAGGGGAAATGCTTCTATTTCTCCACGGCTGAGGGGAACTGGACCAACAGCCGGAgccgctgctctgccctgggggccTCCCTGGCTGGGATTGACACCCTGCAGGAAATG GCTTTCCTGCTGCGGTATAAAGGCAAACCCTACCATTGGATCGGCCTCCGGAGGGACCCGGGGCAGCCCTGGAAATGGACCAATGGCACCAAATTCAACAACCT GTTTGATATCAGGGCAGATGGTGACTGCGCGTATCTGAACAGTGAGAACGGGGTCAGCAGCTCACGATGCACCGGGGAGCGATACTGGATTTGCAGCAAACCTGATGTATTTACAGAGAAGATGGAGGCTCGTAACGGGAGTGTTGTAGAATTAGCTATGGGAAAGCTGGACTGA
- the LOC102447807 gene encoding C-type lectin domain family 2 member B-like isoform X2, whose product MGATDVRPESQPPLLELHVDANRHLEMEGETELRCNYNKCIVVLGVTVFVLLIAVIVLAVGLSGHSPAARGPCCPDCWLGYQGKCFYFSTAEGNWTNSRSRCSALGASLAGIDTLQEMAFLLRYKGKPYHWIGLRRDPGQPWKWTNGTKFNNLPIVSWGLRRAGWLPCSYISPGSSWLWLECLCTVPPGQGGAFSLLLVKV is encoded by the exons ATGGGGGCAACGGATGTGCGCCCTGAGAGCCAACCCCCGCTGCTGGAGCTGCATGTTGATGCCAATAGACACCTGGAGATGGAAGGGGAGACAG AGCTACGCTGTAACTACAACAAATGTATAGTTGTCCTGGGAGTAACAGTCTTCGTTCTCCTCATCGCTGTTATTGTCCTGGCAG TGGGGTTATCTGGCCACTCTCCAGCTGCGCGGGGCCCCTGCTGCCCGGATTGCTGGCTTGGCTACCAGGGGAAATGCTTCTATTTCTCCACGGCTGAGGGGAACTGGACCAACAGCCGGAgccgctgctctgccctgggggccTCCCTGGCTGGGATTGACACCCTGCAGGAAATG GCTTTCCTGCTGCGGTATAAAGGCAAACCCTACCATTGGATCGGCCTCCGGAGGGACCCGGGGCAGCCCTGGAAATGGACCAATGGCACCAAATTCAACAACCT TCCTATAGTGTCGTGGGGGCTCAGAAGGGCGGGCTGGCTGCCGTGCTCTTACATctctcctggaagcagctggctgtGGCTGGAATGTCTGTGTACAGTGCCCCCTGGCCAAGGTGGGGccttcagccttcttttggttaag GTTTGA